The DNA segment CTGAGGGAACCTTTTTGTAAAAAGGTTCCCTCAGACTCCCTCCAAAAACTTTTAACGCGACTTGGTTTCCCCCTGTTTTGCTTGGCAAAACAGGGGGAAACCAAGTCGTATTAAAAGTCTTTGAAGGGGGTCTGGGGGAAACTTTCTACAGAAAGTTTCCCCCAGGGTAATTCATTATAACACGCGGGCTCCGAGGCGGGCAAGCCGATTCGGGATGCGTCGGCTCCGACGGCGGCCTCGGACCTTTCCCACGCGGCTCCCTCGTATGTTATCCGGATCTTCGGCGGTCCTCTGGAGGTTCGGGCCGCAAAGGCGTAACAAACCCCGCCTGGCGCGGGCCGAACCTCCAGAGGACCGCCCCCCGGCAGCCGGCGCGGGCAGTCTGAGGGAACCGTGGGTCTGTGACCCTTGTGCAAAAAGGTTCCCTCGGTGCAATGAATCAGAGTTTCCTTATATATACATATCGGAACCTGGAGACGGAACTTTACGGCGGCGGGAGGGGGTCCTGCTCCTCGAGATAGGACGGCAGGCCGGGACGCGCAGCCACGTCGTGGAAGTATTTGAACTTCACGATGGCCTCGGGGCCGTGGCAATCGACACAAAAGGTCTTTCGCACGTCGCTCTCCCGAAGGAAGCTCGCCCTCACGTCTCCCTCTTCGTGGTTCGACCTCTTCGCATCGGCGGCGGCCTCTTCGAGCTCCCTTTCCAGCGGCCGCCAGCGATGGGGGTCGTGACATGTCACGCACAGAAGCCTTCCGAAGCGGCGAGCTTCCCCTTTCCCGTCGAAGAGGGGCAGCGCACCCCTGGAAGAGAGGACCATGGAGCGCCGGGGGTGGCCGTAACGCTCCACCTTCTTCTTTGCGGCGGGGCCGCTGCCGCCGTGACAGGCCAGACACAGCCGGTCCCTCGGCTCTCCCTCCTCCCCGGGGGGCGAGGGTCCCGCAAAGAGGTAGGGCCCTGGAGGAGAGCCGCCCGCGGGGGCTTCTCCCGTCCCCCTTTCAAAGACTCTCGACGGCAGCGCGCCACCGGGACGGCGAGCCGGAGGCCGTGGCGCAAAGGCGTACTCCCCCGCCTGGCGCGCCACGGCCTCCGGCTCGCCGTCAGGGAGTTCGAGAGGAGCTTTCTCCACGGGGAGGGCCACCTCGGTCCGATCGTGAATACTGTGGCAGGAGCCGCACAGCCCGGCCTGAGCCGCCGTTTCGCCGGTGCGGTTCCTGTAGCGCGGCGCCGAGAGGCGCAGGTCGTGGGCCGTGCCCGCCACGGCGGCCTCGGCTCCGTGACAGGAGACGCACAGCCCCCCCGAACCGATCTCCTTTCTCAGCGACGGCGTATTGCGCTCGCCGCCGTGGACCGAGTGGCAGGTGAGACAGCCGATGCGCCTTACGGGCTCGCCGAGGAGGCGCACCGGCTCGTCGGGCTCCATGCCCATGGGGTGTACGCCCCGCCGCCGCGCCTCTTCCCTCCCTTCAACCCGCTGGCGCTCGTGGCAGGCGACGCACAGCCGCTCGGGCTCCATATCCTTCAGGACGAGGGCAGTCGACGGCCGGCCTTTGTGGAGCGAATGGCAGGTGGCGCAGACGACGGTCCCGCCGCTTCCGAGTCTTGCGCCGGCCTGCTCGAGCTCGACAGGCAGTTTTACGGGAGAGCCGCCGCGGCCCTCGAGGGCGCCGAGCGTTACGCCCGTTGGATGGACGCCGCGGACCCTCGCCTCGTCCTTGCCGCGGGCCGCAATGGGGTAGTGGCAGTCGGCGCAGAGCTCATCGTCGTCGAGCCCCTTTCGCAGAAGGGGCGTGGACGGCCTGCCGCCGTGGGCGCTGTGGCATGACGAGCACTCGACGGTGCGTCCCCCGGCGCCGTCGGGGAGCGCGCCTCCGGAGGCGGCGGCCCTGGCGGCGCCGACTCCGAGGGGGTGGACGCCCTCTCTGCGGGAGCGCTCCACGCTCCTGTACCCCTTGTCGTCGTGGCACTCCATGCAGAGCGAACTTCGACTGTTGTCGGCCGCCAGGAGCCCTTTCCCCGGCGCCCTGTGGAGCACGTGGCAGCTTGCGCAGACCATGCGCTCGTCGGCGTCCAGTCTCGCGCCGCCACGCAGGAGCCCCTGGGGAAGCCCTTCAGCAAGCCTCGCCGAAGAGGCGAATAGTTTCAGGCCGTCTTCCGTCTCAAGGGGCTCGCCCTCACGGGGGTTGCGCAACGCGATGCCTACGGGATGGTTGCCTCCCCTGCGTCCCCCGTCCCCGCGTCCCGCGTCGCTGAAGCGGTCGTCGTGGCAGGCCCCGCAGAGCCGCTCTTCGTCGCCGCGCATCCACCTGCGGCCCTCTCCGGGCCGGCCGCTCCCCGCCTGCGCGTCGTGGGGCGAGTGGCAGGTGCCGCAGTATATGTTCCCCTCCCACAGGGGCGGCGGTGCGGCTCCATTCACCCCTTCGTCCATGGGGGCGCTCTTCTTCTCGGCGGGCAGGCTCGGATGGTGGAGGCCGCTCCCCATCTTAAGGCGCGAATCGACGATCGATCCGTAGTGGCAGGCGTAGCAGGTCCTCTCCGCCGCGACCGGAGGTGGTGCATCGGCGACTCCGTCACCGCCCCAGGCCTCGTAGCCGGGGGCCCAGGAGATGTGGCACGCGGCGCAGCCCTTGCGGGACGGCGCCCTGTCGCCGCCGGTTGCAGCGGTGCCGACAGGCTCCATCTCACCGCCGGCAAGCCTCAAGACCTTTACGTCACCGTCTCCGGCGTCGGCGACGTAAAGAAGACCCCTGCTGTAGTCAAGCCCCACGGGTGTGGTGAAGAGCACGGGGCCCGAGCCGTCGCCCTTTAAGAGGTGGCCGGCGAAGACGTTGCCCACGTAGAGGGAGACGAGCCCGGTCTGCGAGTCGGAGACGAAGAGTTCGCCACCGGGGCCGAAGGCGAGGCCGCCCGGTCTCATGAGCCTTCCGGGACCGAGACCGAAGTCCGCGAAGGAGCCGAAGAGCCGTCCCCTTCTGCTGAAGAAACGTATCCGGCCGTCGAGGGCGTCGGCTGCGAAGACGTAGCCAGCGCGGTCCGCGGCCAGGGCGAAGGGACGGCCGAAGGGGACGGAGCGCCCCTTCTCCCCGCCGGGACGTCCGCCTGCCGAACCGCCCGCGCACCACTGCCGCTTTCCGGTGGTAGCGTCGACGGCGCAGAGCCTTCGCATGGCGCGTCCGGTCCAGAAGAGACGCCCTTCACTCACCGCGACTCCCACGGGCTCGGCCCGTCTGCCGGGACCGCCTGCAAGGACCAACTCCCTGCTGAAACGGCCGTCGAGGTCGAAGACGGCGATACGGGAGTTGCCCGTGTCGGCGACGAAGAGTTCGCCGCCCGCCACGGTGAGCGCCATGGGCAGGCGCAGCCCTCCGGGGCCGGAGCCGGGCCGGCCGAAACTACGAAGAAGGCGCCCACTGCGGTCGAAGACCACGACTTGCCCCTTCACGCCGTCGAGCACGTAGGCGCGGCCGTCGGCGGCGACCGCCACGTCGGTCGGCTGATCGAGCCCGCCGCGAAGGGTCATGACGAGCTCCGCCCTTACAGCGCCGGGCCGGACTCTTCCAGGCCCCTCGGCAGCCGGAGCCGGCCGGGGAAAGAGCACGAGCAACGCGGCCGCCGCTGCGAGAGATCGTGACGGGACGGCGTTCAATCGAGAAGACCCCTGAGCCTCAGCCTCTTCTTTCTTTTCTCGTACATATCGAGTATGCGGGCCCGCCGGTCCGTCTCCAAGGCCCTTATTTCGGCTTCGCCGTAGCCGAGGACGGAGAGATCGAGGAGCTTTGCGCCGCGGCCGTGGCAGTCCCGGCACCTGCGCGGCCTCTTTCGAAGCGGTCCGTGGACCTTTGCGTGCCAGCGGGCCTTCTCTTCGAGAGCGCCGCCCTCCCATATCCTTTCGAGTTCGCTGAAAAGGGGGTCGTCGTCGAAGACGACCTGCGCCTCTGTTCCGAAAAACGGCGCGATCTCCCCCTCCTCCCCCTCTGCAGCCCCTTGAGGCGGCGGCAGCCTGCGAAAGCTCACGGGCCGTCCGCCGGTTTCGAGATGGCAGACCGTGCATGTAAGGGCACGGCCGTGCATGTTGAGAAAGGCCCTGGCGGTCGCACTCTTGCCGTGGGGCCACGGGCCGTGACAGATCGAGCATAGCCGCCTCCTGAGCGGCTCGCTCCGCCGCGGCCTCTTGTGGAAGGGCCGCACGGCCGGCTCGTCCGGGGCTTCCACCCCTTTGTGGTCGCGCACCTTCCGGCGCGACTTCTCAAGCTGCGCGGCGGCAGGTTCGTACTCCCTCATCGTTACGGCCAGGCTCCCGGCGCAAAGGGCCGGGCCGGCGCCCATGAGGCAGGTGACGGCGAGCGCGGCGACAAGCCGCGCCGCCCCGGAGGCCGAAGCGAAGGGCTTCACCGCCCGCCCCCCTTCTCCCCTCTCCTCAGGACCCGCTTCCTGAAGGCAGCGGAGCCGATAAGCGATACAGGCCGCCTGCCGCCGAGGATGTCTCTCGCCATGGCCGCCGAACCTGCCGCCGCGATGATGGCCGCCAGCATGGCGAGCGCCCCGCCCGTCCTCAACCAGTTGGAGTCGAGCCTCCCGGAGCCTGGGCGGAGATCACCGGGCTCCACGGCCACCAGATCAAGCGAGTGTACATCGCTCCTTACGAAAGCCGCGGCAAAGGGTGAAGAGGCATGGGCGTGGCAGCCGGCGGCGGCGCAGGTCTTGGCGAGGTTACTGTCGTGGGTGGTCGAGAGACTGTCGTCGCGGCTCCGGATCTCGTGGCGGCGGCGCGGCGGGGCGTGGCAGTCGTTGCACGAGGGGGCGAGCCGACTTCCGGCGGCGGCGAGCTTTCCGTGGAGCGTCATGGCGTAGCTCTTCGAAGCGAGCACAAAACGCCTCGAAGCCTTGCGTCTTCGGCCCGCGGCCTCGTCCTCGCGCTCCACCTTCTCCATCATGGCCTCGTCGGCGTGACACTGGTCGCACTGCCTGTTTTCCTCGTCCTTGGAGACGGTCCGTCCCATGAGCCGTCGCAGTACGTGGCCCGTGTAGACGCCGCGCCATGACCGGCCGCCGTGGCAGTGGGCGCACTCCCTGTCACAGTCGGGAAAGGCCTCCCGGAAGCGCTCCACAGCCGCCTCGCTCATGTAGGAGACGTTGCCGTGGCAGCGCCTGCACGAGGGGAGCAGCTCCTCTTCGGACTCCTCCACGCGGCCCGCCGCCGTGAAGCCGTCGACGCGGCCCCTGCCGTGGACAGAGCGCCTGAACTCCTTCACCACGTCCCTGTGCGAGTAGCGTCTTCCGGTGGACGGCTCGATCACATGGCAGAGGGCGGAGCAGTCGACACCGCCCTTGTTCGGGTCGTGCGGATACTCGTCGAGACCTGCGTGGCAGTCCGAGCAGGGGAGAGCGCCGTGTATGGAGCCGTAGTAGTGGTCGGAGTCGATCGTGGCGACCCGCAAAAGCCCCCGTTCATCGAGGTACTCCAGTCCCTCGACGCCGTGACACACCATGCAGCCGTCGGGGTCGGTCTTTCTCGCCGCATCGGCCCCGGTCGCGTACACGAAGAGCGCCGCGAGACCGGCGAGCACGGCAAGCCATATCCTGCGCCACAGGATAGGGGCCGATGCGCCCGGCCGGGCCGCCCGGACGGCCTCGGCGGCACCGACGGCCGCTGCCGCCTTGCCCCTCTTTTTGGGGGAGAGCACGAGATACTCCATGGCCCCGGGCCTGCAGACCTCCACGCACTCCTGACAGGACATGCACGAGAGCTGATCCACCACGGCCCTGGAGTCCTCCATCTTCACGGCGCCGCACATGCAGACGTCGGCGCAGAGCGTACAGCCCGTGCAGCGTCCCCTGTCCACCCTTATGCGCCTTGTAAAACGAAACGTCGCGCCAGCGCGGTTCACCAGGGCGTCTATGGCGCCGATGGGACAGAGAAGAGAGCAGTAGGCGCGCCCCTTGCTGGCAAGGAAGCCGAGCAGCGCAACGAGCGCAACGTTGGTCATGCCCACGGGCGAGAGGAGGAAGGCCCTCGCCGCCGAGCCCCCCGAAGCGGCGTCGAAGAGCCGGGGCATGACCAGGAAGTTGCACAGCGCGCAGGCGCTTACGGCCAGGACCGGCATGGCCGCCACGTAGAATGTGAAGTAGCCGTAGCGTATGGGCACCTGATCGAGGACGCGGTACTCTATCTTGAACCTCGCCGGGAGCACCCGGCTTACGAGTTCCGAAAAACCGCCTACGGGACAGACGAAGGCGCACCAGAGCCGCCCGAAAAGAAAGGTGACGACCGCCATGACAAAGACCAGCGCCACTCCCGCCGGGTAGACCGAGAGCCTCACGGCCGCATCCGCCCACTCAAGCCCTGGCTGATAGAGGAAAAAACGCCTCATGCACAGCGCCCCGCAGAAGTCCTTCGCCCCGAAGAGACCCGGCACCACAGAAAAGGGAGGGAAGAAGAGCAGACACGAGGCCATGATGAGCAGGTAACGGAAGAGCCGCACCGACGCAAGGTCTGCAAGTCTGAAGGAAAGCAGGCGCATACCGTCTTACGGGGCTTAACCCTCCGGCTAAGGGTCGTTCCCCCTCTCTCGCTCGAACGAAAAGTCGTGGCAGGCGAGACAGAGCGACCCGTCGCGGGCCCTGAGGCGAAGGAGCACCTCTTTTTCCACCTTCCGGTAGGGTGGAAGAAGATATCCCGAAAGGCCGCTCTCTTCGGCGAGCCTCGCCACCCTCTCCTCCTTGTCGGCCCTCACGACCGCGCTCCAGGGGCTCACGGCGTAGACGATCCCTTTTGCCACATCGACTTCGGCGGCCTGGGCCGCGGCCGGAGACTCCCTGTCGAGCACCCCCGGCTCGTGGGGATTGTGACAGGTGACGCAGGCGATCCTCCCCTCGCCGTCGAGGGGCAGCAGGAGCTTTTTTTCCTTCTCGCTCCTTCTCATGCGCCCGGCCATCTCCTCGGAGGGCTTTACGAGGTGGTTCCAGGCGTTAAGATGCGGTGTCTTCAGGTGGCACCCCGTACAGAGGTCTTCGATGGGAAGGCGAAGGCGCAGGTCGCCGCCTCGCTCGAAGCGCCGGGGATCGAGCGCTTCTTCGTGGCAGTAGAGGCACGTCTGCTTTACGGGCCTCCCGGAACGGTCGAGCATCCTGTGGATGTTGTTTCTGCGGTAATCCTTTCTCTCGTGGCACTTGAAGCAGAAATCGGAGAGCCGCTCATAGGGGCCGCCGAGCAGGAAGGTGGGCGCGTTCTTCTCCACCTCTTCGACGCTCATCTCCTCTATCCTCTCGATGCCGTGACAGCTCCCGCACACAAGCCTTCGCCCTCCGCCGAGAGGCAGCTCGTCGGGGACTTCCATCCACTGCGGCACGCGCACGCCCGTGGGGTGCATGTGGAGCGAGCCGAACCCCCTCTTGTCCGCGCCGAAGGCGCCGGGGCAGAGCAGCAGCGCCGCCGCCGTGACGACGAGAACCTTCACATCCCGCCCCCCGCGGCCTCGCCGTGGCTGTGGCAGAGGCGGCAGTCGGCGCCCACCTCGTGGACGCCGGCAAGGCCGTTGGATGCCGCTGTGCCGCCGGCGTCGACGACCGTCTCCATGGAGTGGCAGAGCACGCAGAGGGTGGAGAGGTCTCCGCCCCGCGTGTCGACCCTGTAGGCCGCGGCGCGAAAGCCCGCATCGAGACCGCGCGCGCCGGAGCGCGAATCGTCAATGATGAACGCCCTGTTCAGTGAGCCGTGCACGTTGTGGCAGTCGCTGCAGGGGAGGACCGACCTGTAGGAGTAGCCGCTTCGAAGCCCCCTGTAGATGCCGGTGCCCGTGCCGTCTACGAAGCCGTGGCGGTCGATTCGGGTGTAGTTGTCGGCCATGGCCACGAGCGGGTCGTTTCGCGCCGTGCCCTGCAAGCCGAAGCCCTGGGGCTGCTCCACCCGGTTGTGGCAGCGAAGACAGAAGTCGGCCTCGTGGCGATAGGGTCCTCCGCCCGCCGCCGGATAGAAGGTCAGGTCCGTCGAGAGCTCGAAGGTTCCGTCCATGTCCGCCGAGTCGTGGCAGACGATGCAGTGCCGGTCGGAAAGCGGTCCAATCTGGGCGGAGCCGGATGCGAAATTGTGGCCGTAGCCTCCGGCGCCCTCTCCGAGCTGGTGGGGACGGCCCTTCATGTCGGCGTCGTTGTGGCAGATGACGCAGCGGCGGGGCCCGCCCGTTCCGTTGTCGCCGTGGCAGCCCATGCAGGTCGCATAACCCTTCTCCTCGACGATGAGACGCAGCGCAGCGCGCACATCCACGTGGAGGGTGGAGAGCGGATGGCAGAGCTCGCAGGCCGAGAGTCCCCACCCCGCCCCCGCGCCGCCGTGGTCGGGTCCGACTACAAGTCCCCTGGCCGCTGCGGCGCCGGAGCCCGTGGCGTCGGGACCGGGACCGCCGCAGCCCGCTGCCAGGACAAAGAGGACAAAGAGCCAGTTCCTCGCTTCAGCGCCCCCTTTCATGGCACCTCCTGCAATAGGCCGCGCCGTGGCAGGCGCCGCAGCGGGCGGTCTGCAACCGGCCGGCAAGACCGTGGGAGAAGCGAAAACCGAGGACGTGCACCCTGCGCCTCGAAGCATCGCGCCTGAAGTGGCAGTCCGTGCAGAACGAGGCGTTCACATGACAGCGGGCGCAGTCTTCCTTGTCGGCCACGGCCTCGACGCCGTGGCGGGTGCTGAAGTCGAATCCGTGGTCCCGGGGCCTCACGGTCTCGGGCCTTCTGTGGCAGATACTGCACAGGCCGGGGGCCGACACCTCGACGAGGTGGCAGCGGTGGCAGACGGCCTTGAGCGGCTCGTTCGATATGACGGTGAGGCGCTCGACGAGCCTGACGTTCCTTGCCCCCTCGAGGGGCGAGAAGGGATGGCAGGCCATGCAGAGATCCCCCCTCCTCTCCATCACCTCCATGTGGAGCTTGTGTGGATAGTGGAGGTCGGCTCCTTCCCTGCGCTCCTCCCACCACTTCTTCTCTCCGCCCCCGTCTCCGGCGGCGCGCACCGCCCCACCGGCCCCCGCGACGAGAACGAGGGCCGCCGCGAGAAGCGGCACGCAGACCGCCTCAATAGAGCGAAACACGCCTTGCAACACCGGCCCACACCCTGTACTCGTCGACGGAATCGACGTTGAAGACAGCCGCGGCGGCGGCCCTGAGAAAGACGCCGCCTCCCATCATCCTCTGAAGCTCCGCCTCCACGCCGGCTACGACGTCTTCTCCTTCCAGGAGCCTGTAGCGCCGGAAGAGCCCGGCCGTAAGCTCCAGGACCGTACGCGCCGTTACGTGAAGACGCGAGGCCCCGATCAGTGCCGCGCTGCTCTCCGAGGCACGCCTCATGTACTCTGCGGAGACGTGGAGTTCCACGTCGCCGGAGAGCCCTATCCTCAGCCCCCCGGAGACGGCCGCGCCGTCGCCGCCCGCCTCCTTCATCACGTACCTGAGCCGGCCGTAGGAGCGCGCTGCGGCGCCGCGGTGTTCGCCGTAGAGACCGAGCGTCTCTTCACGCCCGGGAGAGAGGGCGGCGGCGAGCCGGTGGCGAAGGGGGACGCCCGCGCCGTTGAAGCCGAAGAAGAGCGGTCTGTCGTAAGAGTACTCCACGGCCATGAGCAGGTCCCCGGAGACGTGCTCCTCCATGTTCACCGTGGCCGTCTCCACTGCTCCGTCCGCATAGCCGCCGCTCGTCTCGACGAGACGTCCCCTTGCCCACAGGGCGGCGGACCAGAGAAACCTCTGCCGCCATCCCTGCTGCTCGAAGAACTCGCAGCCCACACGTCCCTCCATGCCGGCCCTGCCGCTCCCCCTCGGACGGCCGTAGCCCGCGGCCCCTTCAAGGCCGACCACCGGGTCTGCGTCGCGGGTCCGTACAAAGGACTCGACGCTGGAGGCCACGCCGCCGTAGAGACCGAACCACCGTCCGCCGTCGGTGCGCACCGAAAGACCGTCGAGCAGGTAGAACCCCCTGCCGTCCGCCCTCTCCATGCGCCCCGCCTCAACGGTCGCAACAGTGCCGACGCGCCTTCCAAGGCTCATCCTGTAGACGTCCACGCCCTTGCCGTAACCGGTCAGAAGCAGCGAGGCTCCGAGCACACCGTCCACACCCGCTGTAAGGTCCCTGTACGAGACGTCGACACGCTCTTCGGCGTAGGGTCCGATCCCTCCCGGCGCGGCGTCGACTCCCACGATGGTCTCGACCTCTCCGTCAAGGCCCGCCCTGGCCCTGCCGGCGGGCATCGAGAGGAAGAGGGCGAGGCAGGCGGCGGTAAACAGCCGTCTCACCCGCCCCGGAAGGTCCGGGTACGCCCCTTGAGCCTTGCCCAGAGGGCGAGTGAGGCGGCGGGCACGAGGCAGGCGCCGCAGCCCGTGCAGAAGCCGCCGGCCGGCACGGCGCACAGTGAGGCGAAGGCCGATGCCCCGGCGGCGACGGCGCCGCCG comes from the Deltaproteobacteria bacterium genome and includes:
- a CDS encoding 6-bladed beta-propeller, whose protein sequence is MLDLSRPVAPRQECDRQGLSQHARPCPYMHGLPSRNRRTARELSQAAAASRGCRGGGGGDRAVFRNRGAGRLRRRPPFQRTRKDMGGRRSRREGPLARKGPRTASKEAAQVPGLPRPRRKAPRSLRPRLRRSRNKGLGDGPAGPHTRYVREKKEEAEAQGSSRLNAVPSRSLAAAAALLVLFPRPAPAAEGPGRVRPGAVRAELVMTLRGGLDQPTDVAVAADGRAYVLDGVKGQVVVFDRSGRLLRSFGRPGSGPGGLRLPMALTVAGGELFVADTGNSRIAVFDLDGRFSRELVLAGGPGRRAEPVGVAVSEGRLFWTGRAMRRLCAVDATTGKRQWCAGGSAGGRPGGEKGRSVPFGRPFALAADRAGYVFAADALDGRIRFFSRRGRLFGSFADFGLGPGRLMRPGGLAFGPGGELFVSDSQTGLVSLYVGNVFAGHLLKGDGSGPVLFTTPVGLDYSRGLLYVADAGDGDVKVLRLAGGEMEPVGTAATGGDRAPSRKGCAACHISWAPGYEAWGGDGVADAPPPVAAERTCYACHYGSIVDSRLKMGSGLHHPSLPAEKKSAPMDEGVNGAAPPPLWEGNIYCGTCHSPHDAQAGSGRPGEGRRWMRGDEERLCGACHDDRFSDAGRGDGGRRGGNHPVGIALRNPREGEPLETEDGLKLFASSARLAEGLPQGLLRGGARLDADERMVCASCHVLHRAPGKGLLAADNSRSSLCMECHDDKGYRSVERSRREGVHPLGVGAARAAASGGALPDGAGGRTVECSSCHSAHGGRPSTPLLRKGLDDDELCADCHYPIAARGKDEARVRGVHPTGVTLGALEGRGGSPVKLPVELEQAGARLGSGGTVVCATCHSLHKGRPSTALVLKDMEPERLCVACHERQRVEGREEARRRGVHPMGMEPDEPVRLLGEPVRRIGCLTCHSVHGGERNTPSLRKEIGSGGLCVSCHGAEAAVAGTAHDLRLSAPRYRNRTGETAAQAGLCGSCHSIHDRTEVALPVEKAPLELPDGEPEAVARQAGEYAFAPRPPARRPGGALPSRVFERGTGEAPAGGSPPGPYLFAGPSPPGEEGEPRDRLCLACHGGSGPAAKKKVERYGHPRRSMVLSSRGALPLFDGKGEARRFGRLLCVTCHDPHRWRPLERELEEAAADAKRSNHEEGDVRASFLRESDVRKTFCVDCHGPEAIVKFKYFHDVAARPGLPSYLEEQDPLPPP
- a CDS encoding 4Fe-4S binding protein, with the protein product MRLLSFRLADLASVRLFRYLLIMASCLLFFPPFSVVPGLFGAKDFCGALCMRRFFLYQPGLEWADAAVRLSVYPAGVALVFVMAVVTFLFGRLWCAFVCPVGGFSELVSRVLPARFKIEYRVLDQVPIRYGYFTFYVAAMPVLAVSACALCNFLVMPRLFDAASGGSAARAFLLSPVGMTNVALVALLGFLASKGRAYCSLLCPIGAIDALVNRAGATFRFTRRIRVDRGRCTGCTLCADVCMCGAVKMEDSRAVVDQLSCMSCQECVEVCRPGAMEYLVLSPKKRGKAAAAVGAAEAVRAARPGASAPILWRRIWLAVLAGLAALFVYATGADAARKTDPDGCMVCHGVEGLEYLDERGLLRVATIDSDHYYGSIHGALPCSDCHAGLDEYPHDPNKGGVDCSALCHVIEPSTGRRYSHRDVVKEFRRSVHGRGRVDGFTAAGRVEESEEELLPSCRRCHGNVSYMSEAAVERFREAFPDCDRECAHCHGGRSWRGVYTGHVLRRLMGRTVSKDEENRQCDQCHADEAMMEKVEREDEAAGRRRKASRRFVLASKSYAMTLHGKLAAAGSRLAPSCNDCHAPPRRRHEIRSRDDSLSTTHDSNLAKTCAAAGCHAHASSPFAAAFVRSDVHSLDLVAVEPGDLRPGSGRLDSNWLRTGGALAMLAAIIAAAGSAAMARDILGGRRPVSLIGSAAFRKRVLRRGEKGGGR